The following coding sequences lie in one Lysobacter capsici genomic window:
- a CDS encoding DUF2569 family protein: MSTEEDPYRRVLAQPARGPLQLGDEPLQFSTNREERNRAPRNLGGWLRLVTLMMLVSPFNLIGGVFMTLDTVGQLAAESTVIQPTARLAVMMHVAGSGLLLLVNLVALVLLFLKSRWFPRVFIGWLLADLTLIIATVLLLGRAGDAPAALEYHFDSFLWRALMFDSLWIVYALLSKRVKSTFVP; the protein is encoded by the coding sequence ATGAGCACCGAAGAAGATCCGTACCGCCGCGTGCTGGCTCAACCCGCACGCGGCCCGCTGCAGCTCGGCGACGAGCCGTTGCAGTTCAGCACCAACCGCGAGGAGCGCAATCGCGCGCCCAGGAACCTGGGCGGCTGGCTCAGGCTGGTGACCTTGATGATGTTGGTCTCGCCATTCAACTTGATCGGCGGCGTGTTCATGACCTTGGATACGGTGGGGCAACTCGCCGCCGAGAGCACGGTTATACAACCGACCGCTCGGCTCGCGGTGATGATGCACGTAGCAGGCAGTGGCCTGTTGTTGCTGGTCAATCTTGTCGCGCTGGTGTTGCTGTTCCTCAAATCGCGCTGGTTCCCGCGTGTGTTCATCGGCTGGCTGTTAGCGGACCTGACGTTGATTATCGCCACGGTACTGCTGCTCGGACGTGCCGGCGACGCGCCGGCGGCGCTGGAGTACCACTTCGATTCGTTCCTGTGGCGCGCGCTGATGTTCGACAGTTTGTGGATCGTTTATGCGCTGTTGTCCAAGCGCGTGAAGAGTACGTTCGTTCCCTGA
- a CDS encoding APC family permease, with the protein MTAVDPTVPTSSADPSPPRAQHIGATATVASDDRAGSGRPNNGHADATDAAPAALQGEAALVRALGPFQLGASIINIIVGAGIFMLPALLMGRMGASAPLVFVAGAIAIIPIALCFSAIGSRASATGGPYTFVGAAFGPFAGFLTGALMWICNTSSSAGVAAALAEQAGNAWALFRDPLPRGVFIAAVYAALFALNAFGVKLGARMIVLLATLKLTPLFLLASVGLFFVDWSQVGWTQLPSWSALGSSMVLVVFAYSGMETALVPTGEVRDPARHVPRATLSAIVVVVLLYIGIQVACQGLLGARLAGSTAPVADAAGAIWSPAHGLLLITAGVSMTGFLMGNLFSSSRLLFALGRDGYLPRAFGRVDARYHVPRVGLLAHAGIALVLALIGNFESLALISGGAICLLFAAVSIAAWRAQARDLRGAGEPFRMPGGSWPMPLLAVLTMAAILATMTAQQWGAIAVSLVVLVAVYGLLALRRRGVASG; encoded by the coding sequence ATGACCGCTGTCGATCCGACCGTTCCGACGTCCTCCGCCGACCCGTCGCCGCCGCGCGCGCAGCACATCGGCGCGACCGCAACGGTAGCGAGCGACGACCGCGCAGGCAGCGGTCGACCAAACAACGGCCACGCGGACGCAACCGACGCGGCGCCTGCCGCCTTGCAAGGCGAAGCCGCCCTGGTACGCGCGCTCGGCCCGTTCCAGCTCGGCGCCTCGATCATCAACATCATCGTCGGCGCCGGCATCTTCATGCTGCCGGCGCTGCTGATGGGACGCATGGGCGCGAGCGCGCCGCTGGTGTTCGTGGCCGGCGCGATCGCGATCATCCCGATCGCGCTGTGCTTCTCGGCGATCGGCAGCCGCGCCAGCGCGACCGGCGGGCCGTACACCTTCGTCGGCGCCGCGTTCGGGCCGTTCGCCGGTTTCCTCACCGGCGCGTTGATGTGGATCTGCAACACCTCCTCCAGCGCCGGCGTCGCCGCGGCGCTGGCCGAACAGGCCGGCAACGCCTGGGCGCTGTTCCGCGACCCGCTGCCGCGCGGCGTGTTCATCGCCGCGGTCTACGCCGCGCTGTTCGCGCTCAATGCCTTCGGGGTGAAACTCGGCGCGCGCATGATCGTGCTGCTGGCGACGCTCAAGCTCACGCCGTTGTTCCTGCTCGCCAGCGTCGGCCTGTTCTTCGTCGACTGGAGCCAGGTCGGCTGGACGCAGCTGCCGTCGTGGAGCGCGCTGGGCTCGTCGATGGTGCTGGTGGTGTTCGCCTATTCGGGCATGGAGACCGCGCTGGTGCCGACCGGCGAAGTGCGCGATCCGGCCCGCCACGTGCCGCGCGCGACCTTGTCGGCGATCGTGGTCGTGGTGCTGCTGTACATCGGCATCCAGGTCGCCTGCCAGGGCCTGCTCGGCGCGCGCCTGGCCGGCAGCACCGCGCCGGTGGCCGACGCGGCCGGCGCGATCTGGTCGCCGGCGCACGGCTTGTTGCTGATCACCGCCGGCGTATCGATGACCGGTTTCCTGATGGGCAATCTGTTCTCGTCCTCTCGCCTGCTGTTCGCGCTGGGCCGCGACGGCTATCTGCCGCGCGCGTTCGGCCGGGTCGATGCGCGCTACCACGTGCCGCGCGTGGGCCTGCTCGCGCATGCGGGCATCGCCCTGGTGCTGGCGTTGATCGGCAATTTCGAAAGCCTGGCGCTGATCTCCGGCGGCGCGATCTGCCTGCTGTTCGCGGCGGTGTCGATCGCGGCGTGGCGCGCGCAGGCGCGCGACCTGCGCGGCGCGGGCGAACCGTTCCGCATGCCCGGCGGCAGCTGGCCGATGCCGTTGCTCGCGGTGCTGACGATGGCGGCGATCCTGGCGACGATGACGGCGCAGCAATGGGGCGCGATCGCGGTGTCGCTGGTCGTGCTGGTGGCGGTGTATGGGTTGTTGGCGTTGCGGCGGCGTGGGGTGGCGAGCGGGTAA